From Curtobacterium sp. MCBA15_012:
CGAGGAGGGCGCCCTCGGTCGCGGGCGGTGGCACGGCGCCGAGCAGGACGCGGGTGCCGCGGTCGATCCCGTCCGGGCTGAAGACGCCCGCTGCGGTGCTCAGGGTGAGGTCGCGGCCGGCGAGCGTGACGTGCACCTGGCGTTGACGCTCCTCCGACGACGGGTTCGCGGAGAAGTAGTGGTCGTTCGCCATGGAAGAACCGTACCGGCCCACCCGTGTGTCCCGGGCGTGGCGGCGGTACCCTGTGGAGAAGATGACGGAAACGAACATGAACGACGGACGGTCCGACGACAGCGCCGAGGGTGTCGTCGAGCGGGTCCTCCGCAACGCGGACTCCCGAGCCTCCTCGGCGATCTTCGCACCGGCCCAGGCGATCCAGACGCGCTCGGTCGACGACCACGGCTGGACCGGCGACGGCGACCAGTACGACCGTGAGGACCGGGCCGCCCTGCGCCGGGTCGCCGGTCTCTCCACCGAACTCGAGGACGTCACCGAGGTCGAGTACCGGCAACTCCGGCTCGAGCAGGTCGTCCTCATCGGCGTGTACCCGCAGGGCGATGCGCAGGACGCCGAGAACTCGCTCCGTGAGCTCGCGGCGCTGGCCGAGACGGCCGGTGCGGTGGTGCTCGACGGGCTGCTGCAGCGACGACCCACGCCCGACCCCTCGACCTACCTGGGGAAGGGCAAGGCCGCCGAGCTCGCGATGGTCGTCAAGGCCACCGGCGCCGACACGGTCATCGCGGACACGGAGCTCGCGCCCTCGCAGCGTCGTGCGCTCGAGGACGTCGTGAAGGTCAAGGTGATCGACCGCACGGCCGTGATCCTCGACATCTTCAGCCAGCACGCCTCCACCCGCGAGGGCAAGGCGCAGGTCGAGCTCGCACAGCTCCAGTACCTGCTGCCGCGTCTGCGCGGTTGGGGTGAGTCGATGTCCCGGCAGGCCGGTGGTCAGGTCTCCGGCGGTGCGGGCATGGGTTCCCGTGGTCCCGGTGAGACGAAGATGGAGCTCGACCGCCGGAAGATCCACACCCGGATGGCCAAGCTCCGTCGGCAGATCGCCGGGTTCACCCCGGCGCGTGAGGCCAAGCGTGCCGACCGCGCCCGCAACGAGGTGCCGAGCGTCGCGATCGCGGGCTACACGAACGCCGGCAAGTCCTCGCTGCTGAACCGGCTGACGAGCGCGGGCGTGCTGGTGCAGAACCAGCTGTTCGCGACGCTGGACGCAACGGTCCGCCGGACCGAGAGCACGAAGGGCCGCGAGTTCACGTTCGTCGACACCGTCGGGTTCGTGCGCAACCTGCCGCACCAGCTGGTGGAGGCGTTCCGGTCCACGCTCGAGGAGGTCGGCCAGGCCGACGTCATCGTGCACGTCGTCGACGGCTCGCACCCTGACCCCGCGGCCCAGCTCGCGACGGTCCGAGAGGTCATCGGCGACGTGGGCGCCCGGGACATCCCCGAGGTGGTCGCGTTCAACAAGGCCGACCTGATCGACGAGTCGCAGCGGCTCGTCCTGGTCGGGCTCGTCCCGGACGCGGTGTTCGTCTCGGCGCGCACCGGCGAGGGCGTCCCCGAGCTGCTCGCCGCGATCGAGGAGCGACTGCCCGAACCGGACGTCGACCTCACCGTGGTGATCCCGTACGACCGCGGCGACCTGGTGTCGTCGCTGCACGACTCCGGCGCGGTCGAGTCGACGGAGTACGTCGAGGACGGCACACGTCTGCGGGTGCGCGTCTTCCAGCGCCAGGTCGCGGAGCTCGACCCCTACGTGGTCGCGCCGGTCGCGGCCGGCTAGGACCGGACCAGAGGACGGACGGGAGGCGCGGTGCCGGCTGGCACCGCGCCTCCCGTCCGTCCGTCGTCGCGTCGGACGCGAGCCGGCCAGGTCGCGTCGGTTCGGCGCGGCGCGGCCGCTCCGTGCCTGCACCGCGGCGCGTCCCGCGCCCGCGCTGTGGGGCGGCACCGCTGCGCGCCGCACGCTCGTCGCGTCCGCTCGTCGCGCACGCGCGTTGCGCGAGACGCGGGCGCGCCGCACAACGAGAGGCACGTCGCACCACGTGATCACGTGGCGCGACGTGCCTCTCGTTGTGCGGCGGTACCGCGAGCCGCGCGCAGACCGCCGCGGCCGCCCACGGCGGTCCGCGACCGCGATCGCCTGCGGCGACGCGGCTAGATGGAGCGGAGGACCGCGACGACCTTGCCGAGCACGGTCGCGGCGTCGCCGAGGATCGGCTCGAACGCCGAGTTCCGCGGGAGCAACCACGTGTGCCCGTCGCGCTGGCGGAAGACCTTGACGGTCGCTTCCTCGTCGAGCATCGCGGCGACGATGTCCCCGTTGTCCGCGGTCTGCTGCGAGCGGACGACCACCCAGTCGCCGTCGCAGATCGCGGCGTCGATCATGGACTCGCCGACGACCTTGAGCATGAACAGGTCACCGGTCCCGACGAGCTGCCGGGGGAGCGGCACGAGTTCGTCGACGTGCTGCTCGGCGGTGATCGGCACACCGGCGGCGATGCGGCCGACGAGCGGCACGAGGGTCGTCGCGTCGACGTCCGGGGTGTCGACGTCGGGCGTGGGCTCGTCGACCAGGACCTCGAGCGCACGGGGGCGGTTCGGGTCGCGGCGGATCCAGCCGCCGAGCTCGAGCTGGCCGAGCTGGTGGGAGACGCTCGAGAGCGAGGACAGGCCGGCCGCGTCGCCGATCTCGCGCATGCTCGGCGGGTAGCCCCGGTTCGCCACCGACGCACGAATCGCGTCGAGGATCGCCTGCTGCTTCGCCGTCAGCGGCTTCTGGCTCCGCAGTTCGTCCGCCACGTCGTCTCGCCCTTCGTCGGTGCCGGAGCCGGTCGGCGGGAATGTCGGTGGTCCCCGCTTGACTCGTCCCAGTCGATCGAAACAGTATCCGACCGCTCCAGGCCGGACAAACACCTGTTCGAGCGTGTCGGCAGAAAATCCCGCAGAAATCTCTCCCTGGGACTTGTGCGGGCGCCGGTTCGAAACTATGTTCGGTACACGACTTCGGTCCACCCGAACGGGAAGGCAAGAACGACATGAGCACCATCGCCATCGCTGACCACCAGCGCTCCGCGACGACCGCCGTCCGTACGCGCCTGCGTCTCACGCGCCGCGGACGCATCGTCTTCACGACCCTCGCCGCGATCCCCCTGTTCGCCGCAGTGGCCGTGGCCGTCCTCAACGGTGGACAGGCCTCCGCCGGTGACGCCTCGCGCGCCGGGTCGACGGTCCACTTCGCGACCGTCACCGTGCAGCCGGGGGAGACCCTGTGGCAGCTCGCCGAGGAGACAGCGCCGCAGGCAGACCCCCGCGACTTCGTGCAGGACGTCGTCAGCCTGAACGCGCTCGACGGGTCGTCGCTGCAGGCGGGCGAGCAGATCGCCATCCCGGCGAAGTACACCCACGGCGACTGAGTCGGAGCGTCGGCCCGCGGGCCGCTCGACCGGCTGGCATGACGGGCAGCGCGGGCCGCTCGGCCGGCTGGCATGACGGGCAGCGCAGGTCGCTCGACGGCAGTGTGACCGTTCGCCCGTCAGTCACCGTCCGGACGGCCTGGGGCATGCAGCCCCCGTCGGCCTACGATGGATCGGTGGCAACCTCGCTCGACGACCTCCCCATCCGCGACGACCTCCGCGGGCAGAGCCCGTACGGCGCTCCTCAGAAGCACGTGCGTGTGCAGCTCAACGTCAACGAGAACACGCATCCCGTGCCGCAGGACGTCGCCGACGACATCGTCGCCTCCATCCGGCAGGCGCTGACCACGGTCAACCGGTACCCCGACCGCGAGTTCACGGAGCTCCGCGAGTCCCTGGCCGCGTACCTCGGCCACGGACTCACCGCGGAGCAGCTGTGGGCAGCGAACGGCTCGAACGAGGTCCTGCAGCAGCTCCTGCAGGCGTTCGGGGGCCCGGGTCGCTCGGTGCTCGGCTTCCCGCCCACCTACTCGATGCACTCGATCCTCGCGGCCGGCACCGGGACGACCTGGATCCCGGCAGAGCGTGACGACGAGTTCCGGATCTCGCCGGAGACCGTCGTCGCGGCGATCCGGGAGCACCAGCCCGACATCGTGTTCCTCTGCGGGCCGAACAACCC
This genomic window contains:
- the lexA gene encoding transcriptional repressor LexA codes for the protein MADELRSQKPLTAKQQAILDAIRASVANRGYPPSMREIGDAAGLSSLSSVSHQLGQLELGGWIRRDPNRPRALEVLVDEPTPDVDTPDVDATTLVPLVGRIAAGVPITAEQHVDELVPLPRQLVGTGDLFMLKVVGESMIDAAICDGDWVVVRSQQTADNGDIVAAMLDEEATVKVFRQRDGHTWLLPRNSAFEPILGDAATVLGKVVAVLRSI
- the hflX gene encoding GTPase HflX gives rise to the protein MTETNMNDGRSDDSAEGVVERVLRNADSRASSAIFAPAQAIQTRSVDDHGWTGDGDQYDREDRAALRRVAGLSTELEDVTEVEYRQLRLEQVVLIGVYPQGDAQDAENSLRELAALAETAGAVVLDGLLQRRPTPDPSTYLGKGKAAELAMVVKATGADTVIADTELAPSQRRALEDVVKVKVIDRTAVILDIFSQHASTREGKAQVELAQLQYLLPRLRGWGESMSRQAGGQVSGGAGMGSRGPGETKMELDRRKIHTRMAKLRRQIAGFTPAREAKRADRARNEVPSVAIAGYTNAGKSSLLNRLTSAGVLVQNQLFATLDATVRRTESTKGREFTFVDTVGFVRNLPHQLVEAFRSTLEEVGQADVIVHVVDGSHPDPAAQLATVREVIGDVGARDIPEVVAFNKADLIDESQRLVLVGLVPDAVFVSARTGEGVPELLAAIEERLPEPDVDLTVVIPYDRGDLVSSLHDSGAVESTEYVEDGTRLRVRVFQRQVAELDPYVVAPVAAG
- a CDS encoding LysM peptidoglycan-binding domain-containing protein, coding for MSTIAIADHQRSATTAVRTRLRLTRRGRIVFTTLAAIPLFAAVAVAVLNGGQASAGDASRAGSTVHFATVTVQPGETLWQLAEETAPQADPRDFVQDVVSLNALDGSSLQAGEQIAIPAKYTHGD